The genomic region GCCGGAAATGGGCGCGACCGGCCGCGGCGAAGACATGGAGATCACGACCTATCTGGAGCAGGCGCTGAGCTCGGAGCTGCAGGGCAATCTCGTCGACATCTGCCCGGTCGGCGCGCTGACCTCGAAGCCGTACGCCTTCGCCGCGCGTCCGTGGGAGCTCGGCAAGACCCAGTCGGTCGACGTCATGGACGGCGTGGGATCTGCGATCCGCGTCGACACCCGCGGCCGCGAGGTGATGCGCATCCTGCCGCGCATCAACGAGGCGGTGAATGAGGAGTGGATCTCCGACAAGACCCGGCACGTCGTCGACGGCCTGCGCACGCAGCGCCTCGACCGGCCCTATGTGCGCGAGAACGGCCAGCTCAGGCCGGCGACATGGCAGGAAGCCTTTGCTGCCATCGCCGCCAAGGCCGGCCGCAGCGACGGCAAGCGGATCGGCGCGATCGCCGGCGATCTGGCCGCGGTCGACGAAATGTACGCGCTGAAGGAGCTGCTCGCGAAGTTCGGCTCGGTCAATCTGGCGGTGCAGGGCGGCGACGCGTTCGACGCCAAGGCGGGCCGCGGCTCCTACATCTTCAACCCGACCATCGCCGGCATCGACCAGGCCGACGCGATCCTGATCGTCGGCTCGCATCCGCGCAAGGAAGCCGCCGTGCTGAACGCGCGGATCCGCAAGCGCTGGCGCACCGGCGGGCTCAAGGTCGGCATGATCGGCGCCAAGGCCGATTTCACCTATGACCACGACTATCTCGGCGCGGGCACCGATACGCTGGCCGATCTCGTGGCGGGCAAGCACTCCTTTGCCGACGTCTTGAAGAAGGCCCAGCACCCGATCATCCTGGTCGGCGCCGGCGCCTATACCAGGCATGACGGCGCGGCGGTGCTGGCGCAGGCCGCCAAGCTCGCGGTCGACGTCGGTGCGCTGAAGGACGGCTGGAACGGCTTTGCCGTGCTGCAGGATACCGCCTCGCGCGCCGGTGCACTCGATATCGGCTTCTCGCCGGCGGCGGGCGGGCTGACCTCGGCGCAGATGACGACCTTCGGCACGCTCGACGTGCTGTTCCTGCTCGGCGCCGACGAGATCAAGGCGCCGGACGGCACCTTCGTGGTCTATATCGGCACCCATGGTGACCAGGGCGCGCATCGTGCCGACGTCATCCTGCCGGGCGCGGCCTATACCGAGAAGTCCGGTATCTACGTCAACACCGAAGGCCGGGCGCAGATCGCCAACCGCGCCGCGTTCCCGCCGGGCGAGGCCCGCGAGGACTGGGCGATCATCCGCGCGCTGTCCGACGTGCTCGGCAAGAAGCTGCCGTTCGACTCGCTGCAGGCGCTGCGTCAGGCTATGTTCAAGGCCTACCCGCATCTGATGCGGCTCGACCAGATCGAGGCCGGCAAGCCCGACGACGTCAAGGCGCTGGCAGGCAAGGGCGGGAGCGTCGACAAGGCGGCATTCAAGCCGACCGTCGAGGATTTCTATCTGACCAACCCGATCGCGCGGGCCTCTGCCGTGATGGCGGAATGCTCGCGGCTGGCGTCGGGCCGAATGCTGACGGCAGCGGAGTGAGCGTGACCTGATGGCTGAATTCTTCGCAAGCTCGTTCTGGACCGGCTTCCTCTGGCCGCTGATCATCATGGTCGCGGAGAGCCTGTTGCTGCTGGTCGTGCTCCTGATCGCGATCGCCTACATCCTGCTCGCCGACCGCAAGATCTGGGCGGCGGTGCAGATCCGCCGCGGCCCCAACGTGGTCGGACCGTTCGGATTGCTGCAATCCTTCGCCGACCTCCTGAAATTCGTGCTGAAGGAGCCGGTGATTCCGTCCGGCTCCAACAAGGGCGTGTTCCTGCTCGCGCCGCTGGTGTCGTGCATCCTGGCGCTGGCCGCCTGGGCCGTGATCCCGTTTGATCTCGGCTGGGTGATCTCCGACATCAATGTCGGCGTTCTCTACATCTTCGCGATCTCGTCGCTGTCGATCTACGGCATCATCATGGCCGGCTGGTCGTCGAACTCGAAATATCCGTTCCTGGCCGCGCTGCGCTCGGCGGCGCAGATGGTGTCCTACGAGGTCTCGATCGGCTTCGTCATCATCACCGTGCTGCTCTGCGTCGGCTCGCTGAACCTGTCGGCGGTGGTCGAGGCGCAGAACACCCGCGGGCTTGCGCACCTGATCGGCCTGCCGCAGCTCACCATCCTGAACTGGTATGTGTGGCCGCTGTTCCCGATGTTCGTGGTGTTCTACGTCTCGGCGCTGGCGGAAACCAACCGTCCGCCGTTCGACCTCGTCGAAGCCGAATCCGAACTGGTCGCCGGCTTCATGACCGAATACGGCTCGACCCCGTATCTTTTGTTCATGCTCGGCGAGTATGTCGCGATCACCACGATGTGCGCGCTGGCGTCGATCCTGTTCCTGGGCGGCTGGCTGCCGCCGGTCAACCTGCCGCCGTTCACCTGGATTCCGGGCATCGTCTGGTTCGCCCTGAAGGTGTTCTTCATGTTCTTCATGTTCGCGATGGCGAAGGCGATCGTGCCGCGCTACCGCTACGATCAACTGATGCGGCTCGGCTGGAAGGTGTTCCTGCCGCTGTCGCTGGCGATGGTGGTGATCGTGGCCGGCGTGCTGCAGTTCGCCGGCATCGCGCCGAAGTGAGGCCGTCATGAGTGTCAATGTCAACGCAACAGCCCGCTCGCTTCTGCTGTCGGAATTCGTCTCGGCGTTCTTCCTCGCGATGCGCTATTTCTTCCAGCCGAAGCCGACGCTGAACTATCCCTTCGAGAAGGGCCCGATCTCGCCGCGCTTCCGCGGCGAGCACGCGCTGCGCCGCTATCCGAACGGCGAGGAGCGCTGCATCGCCTGCAAGCTGTGCGAGGCGATCTGCCCGGCGCAGGCGATCACGATCGAGGCCGGCCCGCGCCGCAACGACGGCACCCGCCGCACGGTGCGTTACGACATCGACATGGTGAAGTGCATCTATTGCGGCCTGTGCCAGGAGGCATGCCCGGTGGACGCCATCGTCGAGGGACCGAATTTCGAATTCGCGACCGAGACCCGCGAGGAACTGTACTATGACAAGGCCAAGCTGCTCGCCAATGGCGACCGCTGGGAGCGCGAGATCGCGAAGTCGATCGCGCTCGACGCGCCGTACCGGTGAGGTGAGGGCATGATCCTTCCGGCGCTGTTCTTCTACCTGTTTGCTGCGGTCTGCGTGGCCTCGGCGGTCATGGTGATTGTCTCGCGCAATCCCGTGCACTCCGTGCTGTTCCTGATCCTGGCCTTCGTCAACGCGGCCGGCCTGTTCATCCTGATGGGCGCCGAGTTCCTCGGGATGATGCTGATCGTGGTCTATGTCGGTGCGGTCGCGGTGCTGTTCCTGTTCGTGATCATGATGCTCGACGTCGACTTCGTCGAGCTGCGCGAGGGCTTCATCCAGTATCTGCCGATCGGCATCGTGATCGGCGGCATCTTCATGTTCGAGCTGCTGCTCGTCGTCGGCGCCTGGGTAATCAACCCGGCCGTGACCAAGACGATCACCGCGGCGATCCCGACCAATGTCAGCAACACGGAGGCGCTCGGCCTCGTGCTCTATACGAAGTACATCCATTACTTCCAGCTCGCCGGCATGGTGCTGCTGGTCGCGATGATCGGCGCCATCGTGCTGACGCTGCGCCACAAGGCCAAGGTCAAGCGGCAGAACATCAACGTGCAGAACGCGCGCACGCCCGAGATGGCGATGGCGATGCGCAAGGTGGCGTCGGGGCAGGGCCTGCAGGATGCCGACGCGGCGGAGTGGGTGAAATGACGATCGGGCTCGGACACTATCTCGCGGTCGCCGCGATCCTGTTCACGCTCGGGATCCTCGGCATCTTCCTCAACCGCAAGAACATCATCGTCATCCTGATGTCGATCGAGCTGATCCTGCTGTCGGTCAACATCAACCTGGTGGCGTTCTCGACCTTCCTCGGCGACATCGTCGGCCAGGTGTTCGCGCTCTTGGTGCTGACGGTGGCCGCCGCCGAGGCCGCGATCGGTCTCGCCGTGCTGGTGGTGTATTTCCGCAACCGCGGTTCGATCGCGGTTGAAGACGTCAATCTGATGAAGGGCTAGGCGCAGTTATGGTTCAGGCAATCGTATTCCTGCCTCTGCTGGGCGCCATCCTCGCAGGCATCATCTCGCTGGTCGGTGCCCATGCGCGCTGCCCGAGCGGCGATATCGTCGACCATCACGACGACGCGCATGGCGACGCCCGTGCCTCCGCCGCCCATGACGATCACGGTCATAACGACCATGGCCATGACGATCACCATGTCTCCGAGCCGGCGGCCGCCGGCTCGCGCCTCGCCGAGCTGATCACCACCGGCCTGCTGTTCGTCTCGGCGGCGCTGTCCTGGTTCACGCTGGTCGATGTCGGCTTCATGCACCATGACGCGCGCGTCGTGCTGCTGCCCTGGATCACCTCGGGCGACCTGCAGGTGGCCTGGACACTGCGGGTCGACACCCTGACGGCGGTGATGCTGGTCGTGGTCAACACGGTGTCCGCGCTCGTCCACCTCTACTCCATCGGCTACATGGACGAGGATCCGAACCGGCCGCGCTTCTTCGGCTATCTCTCGCTGTTCACCTTCGCGATGCTGATGCTGGTGACGTCAGACAACCTCGTGCAGCTGTTCTTCGGCTGGGAGGGCGTCGGCCTCGCGAGCTACCTCCTGATCGGGTTCTGGTACCAGAAACCGTCGGCCAATGCCGCGGCGATCAAGGCCTTCGTGGTCAACCGCGTCGGCGACTTCGGTTTCGCGCTCGGCATCTTCGCGATCTTCGCGCTGGTCGGCTCGACCGATTTCGAGACCATCTTCCACGCCGCGCCCGGGCTGACCGGCAAGACCATCAACTTCTTCGGCTGGCAGGCCGAGGCGCTGACCCTGACCTGCCTGTTGCTGTTCATGGGCGCGATGGGCAAGTCGGCCCAGTTCCTGCTGCACACCTGGTTGCCGGACGCGATGGAAGGTCCGACCCCGGTGTCGGCGCTGATCCATGCCGCGACCATGGTCACCGCCGGAGTCTTCATGGTGGCGCGGCTGTCGCCGCTGTTCGAGCTGTCACCGACCGCGCAGGCGGTGGTGATGTTCTTCGGCGCGACCACGGCGTTCTTCGCCGCCACGATTGGCCTCGTGCAGAACGACATCAAGCGCATCGTCGCGTATTCGACCTGTTCGCAGCTCGGCTACATGTTCGTGGCGATGGGAGCGGGGGCCTATTCGGTCGGCATGTTCCATCTGTTCACGCACGCCTTCTTCAAGGCGCTGCTGTTCTTAGGGTCCGGCTCGGTGATCTACGCGATGCATCACGAGCAGGACATCCGCAACATGGGCGGGCTGTGGCGCAAGATCCCGTACACCTTCGCGGTGATGTGCATCGGCACCCTGGCGCTGACCGGCTTCCCGCTGTTCGCCGGCTACTTCTCCAAGGACGCGATCATCGAGGCGGCCTATGCGGCGCATAATCCGTTCGCCGCCTATGCATATCTGCTGACGATCGCGGCCGCCGGCCTGACCTCGTTCTACTCCTGGCGTCTGATCTTCAAGACGTTCTTCGGCGAGCCGCACGACCAGAAGCACTATGAGGCGGCGCATGAGAGCCCGGTGTGGATGCTGGTGCCGATCGGCGTGCTCGCCGCCGGTTCGATCCTGGCCGGCCTGCCGTTCAAGGAGCTGTTCGTCAACCCGCACGGCGTCGAGGAGTTCTTCCGCGAGTCCGTGAAGATGAACCCGCACATCCTCGAGAACATGGAGCACATGCCGGGCTGGCTCGCGCCGCTGCCCACCGTGATGATGGCGCTCGGCCTGTTCATCTCGTATCTGTTCTACATCCGCAGGCCGTATCTGCCGGTCGAGCTCGCTCGCCAGCAGCCGATGCTGTACCAGTTCCTGCTCAACAAATGGTACTTCGACGAGCTGTACGACTGGATCTTCGTGCGTCCGGCAAAGTGGCTCGGCTACACGCTGTGGAAGAAGGGCGACGGCTTCATCATCGACGGCTTCGGTCCCGATGGCGTCTCCGCCCGCGTGCTCGACGTCACCCGCAACGTCGTGAAATTGCAGACCGGCTACCTCTATCACTACGCATTCGCGATGCTGATCGGGGCTGCCGGATTGATCACCTGGTTCATGTTCGGCTTGGGAGGCCAGTAAATGACAACCTGGCCCATCCTTTCGGTTACGACCTTCCTGCCGGCGGTCGGTGCGATCTTGGTCTATCTGCTGGCGCGGGGCGGTGACGAGACCGCGAGCCGCACGGCGCGCTGGATCGCGCTGTGGACCACGCTGATCACCTTCGCGATCTCGCTGATCCTGGTAGCGCGCTTCGATCCGGCCTCGACCGATTTCCAGTTCGTCGAGAAGGCGTCCTGGCTCGCCACCGGCATCACCTATCACATGGGCGTCGACGGCATCTCGCTGCCGCTGATCATCCTGACCACCGCGATCATGCCGCTCTGCATCATCGCGAGCTGGAAGTCGGTGACGCAGCGCGTCGGCGAATACATGATGGCGTTCCTGATCCTGGAAACGCTGATGGTGGGCACCTTCTCGGCGCTCGATCTCGTGCTGTTCTACCTGTTCTTCGAGGGCGGCCTGATCCCGATGTTCCTGATCATCGGCGTCTGGGGCGGCCCGCGCCGGGTCTATGCGTCGTTCAAGTTCTTCCTCTACACCTTCCTCGGCTCGGTTCTGATGCTGCTCGCCATCATGGCGCTGTACTGGAACGCCGGCACGACCGACATCCCGACCCTGATGCACACCGCTGTGCCGCGGTCGATGCAGACATGGGCGTGGCTGGCCTTCTTTGCCTCGTTCGCGGTGAAGATGCCGATGTGGCCGGTGCACACCTGGCTGCCCGACGCGCACGTCGAGGCGCCGACGGCGGGCTCGGTGATCCTGGCCGCGATCCTGCTGAAGATGGGCGGCTACGGCTTCCTGCGCTTCTCGCTACCGATGTTCCCGCTGGCCTCGCACGACTTCGCGCCGTTCGTGTTCGTGCTGTCGGTCATCGCCATCATCTACACCTCGTTGGTGGCGATGATGCAGGAGGACATGAAGAAGCTGATCGCATATTCATCCGTCGCGCATATGGGCTTCGTCACCATGGGCATCTTCGCGGTGACGACGCAGGGCGTCGCCGGCGGCATGTTCCAGATGGTCTCGCACGGCATCGTCTCCGGCGCGCTGTTCCTCTGCGTCGGCGTGGTTTACGACCGCATGCACACCCGCGAGATCGCGGCCTATGGCGGCCTCGTCAACCGGATGCCGCTCTACGCGCTGACCTTCATGGTCTTCACCATGGCCAATGTCGGTCTGCCGGGCACGAGCGGATTCGTCGGCGAGTTCATGACGCTGCTCGGAACCTTCAAGATCTCGCTGCCGACCGCGTTCTTCGCCACCACCGGCGTGATCCTGTCGGCCTGCTACGCGCTCTGGCTCTACCGCAAGGTGGTGTTCGGCGCGCTGGTCAAGCCGTCGCTGATGTCGATCAAGGATCTCACCTTCCGCGAATGCGTGACGCTGTTCCCGCTGATCGCGCTGACCATCCTGTTCGGCGTCTATCCGAAGCCGGTGCTCGACATGTCGGCCGCCTCGGTCCAGCAGCTCGTCAACAATTACCAAACCGCCGTGACTGCCGTGAAGGCAGCCGCGCTGACCGTCCAGTAAGGCCCTCGTCATGAGCTTTTCCAGTGCAGGTTATCAGTTGCAGCCGGTGCTGCCGGAGCTGGTGCTCGCGGTCGGCGCCATGGTGCTGTTGATGATCGGAGCTTATCGCGGGCAGGGGACGACGCGGCTCGTCACGGCGCTCGCGATCTGTCTCCTGGTGCTGACCGGCGTGCTGGAGCTCTGGCTGCCGGCCGGCAAGCTCGTGACCTTCGGCGGCAGCTTCATCGTCGATGATTTCGCCCGCTTCCTGAAGGTCCTCGCGCTGATCGCCTCGGCGGCGACGCTGATCCTGTCGACCGAGTACCTGTCTCAGCCCTCGAGCCGCAACTTCGAGTTCTCGATCCTGGTGCTGCTGTCGACGCTCGGCATGATGGTGCTGATCTCGGCCGGCGATTTGATCTCGCTCTATCTCGGCCTCGAGCTGATGAGCCTTGCGCTCTATGTCGTCGCCGCCAGCCAGCGCGACAACGCCAAGTCGAGCGAGGCGGGCCTGAAGTATTTCGTGCTCGGCGCGCTGTCGTCGGGCATGCTGCTCTACGGCGCATCGCTGATCTACGGCTTCACCGGCACCGTCAGCTTCGCCGGCATCGCGGCGGCGGCGACCACCGGCAGCATCGGCATCGTGTTCGGCCTGGTGTTCCTGCTCGCTGGCCTCTGCTTCAAGGTCTCGGCAGTGCCGTTCCACATGTGGACGCCGGACGTCTATGAGGGCGCGCCGACGCCGGTGACGGCGTTCTTCGCGTCCGCCCCGAAGGTCGCGGCGCTCGCGGTGTTCACCCGCGCGACGCTGACCGCGTTCCCGGGCATCGTGACCCAGTGGCAGCAGATCCTGGTGTTCGTGGCGATCGCCTCGATGGCGCTGGGCTCGTTCGCGGCGATCGGCCAGACCAACATCAAGCGCCTGATGGCCTATTCCTCGATTGGCCATATGGGCTTTGCGCTGGTCGGCCTCGCCTCCGGCACGGTCGAGGGCGCCCAGGGCGTCCTGATCTACATCGCGATCTATGTGGCGATGACGCTCGGCTCCTTCAGCATCATCCTGGCGATGAAGCGGAACGGCCAGGCGCTGGAGCAGATCAGCGATTTCGCCGGCCTGTCCCGCACCAATCCGCTGCTCGCCTTCATCTTCGCGATGCTGCTGTTCTCGCTGGCCGGCGTGCCGCCGCTCGCCGGGTTCTTCGGCAAGTGGTACGTGTTCGTCGCCGCGATCAAGGCCAATCTGTTCACGCTCGCCGTGATCGGCGTGCTGACCAGCGTGGTGGGCGCGTTCTACTATCTGTCGATCGTCAAGGTGATGTATTTCGACCAGCCGCTCGGCAAGCTCGACCCGGTCCGCGTCGAGCTGCGCACTGTGCTGGCGGTCGCGGGCATCTTCAACATCTTCTACTTCGCCTATCCGGGCCCGCTGGTGAGCGTGGCCACGGCGGCGGCCAAATCACTATTTTGACGCGTGCGGTTCCGAAATCGGGATGCTGGCTTTCGGAACCAATCATGCGCATAACTCTGACATGACCTTCACGCTCGGGCCTCGGGCCATAGCGGCGGGCTACCGGCTCGCCGCCTTCGATCAGATCGGCTCGACCAATGCCGAGGCGATGCTGCGCGCCCGCGACGGCGCGCAGGGGCCGATGTGGTTCGTGACGCCCGAACAGACCGCGGGCCGCGGGCGGCGGCAGCGGGTCTGGGTCGCGCCGCGCGGCAATCTCGCCAGCACGATCCTCGAGGTGACCGACGTTCAGCCGGCAGTCGCCGCCACCCTCGGCTTTGCCGCCGGGCTGTCGCTTGAAGCCGCGCTGCGGAAGGTCAGCATCGAGGCGGCGCTGCGGCTCGGGCCGGACAGCCCGAAGTTCACCCTGAAATGGCCGAACGACGTGCTGGCCAATGGCAAGAAGCTCTCGGGCATCCTGCTGGAGGCCGAGGCCATCGGGAGCCGGCTGGCGGTCGTGGTCGGCATCGGCACCAATGTCGTCGCAGCACCCGAGGGGACGCCGACGCCGGCCGTATCGCTCGCGGCGCTTGGCATCCAGATCGGGGCGGAGGAGCTGTTTGCCGCGCTGTCGGACGCCTGGGTCGAGTTTCGCGGCATTTGGGACGACGGCCGCGGCTTCCCCGAGATCCGCAGGCTGTGGCTGGAGCGCGCGGCCGGCCTCGGCGAGAAGGTCGCGGTCCAGACCGGCTCGGCGACCCTTGAGGGCACGTTCGACACCATCGATGATACCGGCTGCCTGATCGTCCGCACCGCTGATGGCGAGCGCCTGCCCGTGACCGCCGGCGAGGTCTATTTCGGCACCGCAGCCTCGGTGAGGGCGGTCTGATGGCGCGTCCCGACGAACTCACCTTTGCGCCGCTCGGCGGCGTCGGCGAGATCGGCATGAACCTGTCGATCTACGGCCTCGGCAACCGCCACCAGCGGTCCTTCCTCGCGGTCGATCTCGGCGTCTCGTTTGGCGACGAGGAGCATCTTCCGGGCATCGACCTGATCATGCCCGACGTCCGCTTCCTCGAGAAGGAGCGCAACAATCTGGTGGGCCTCGTGCTGACGCACGCCCATGAGGATCATTTCGGCGCCATCATCGATCTCTGGCCGAAGCTCGGCTGCAAGATCTACGCGACGCAATTCAGCGCGGCGCTGTTCGAGGCCAAATGCGCCGCCGAGCGCAACCCGCCAAAAATCCCGGTCACGGTGATCCCGTCGGGCGGGCGGGTCGATATCGGTCCGTTCAATGTCGAGTTCATCCCGGTCGCGCATTCGATTCCGGAATCGCACGCGCTGGCGATCAAGACCGATGTCGGCACCGTGCTGCATACCGGCGACTGGAAGATCGATCCGACCCCGATCATCGGCCAGCCGACCGACGAGCGGCGGCTGCGCGAGCTCGGTGATGAAGGCGTGCTGGCGCTGGTCGGCGACTCCACCAATGCGGTGCGCGACGGGCGCTCGCCGTCGGAAACCGAGGTCGCCGCCACGATCAAGAAGCTGGTCAAGGCGGCCAAGGGCCGGGTCGCAGTCACGACCTTCGCCTCCAATGTCGCCCGGGTGCGGGCGGTGGCGGATGCCGCGAACGCCGCCGATCGAGAGGTGGTCGTGGTCGGCCGCGCCATGGAGCGCGTGGTGCAGGTGGCGCGCGAATGCGGCTATCTCGACGGCTCGCATAAATTCCGCAGCGCCGACTATTACGGCCATTTCCCGGCCGACAAGGTGCTGGCGCTGTGCACCGGCAGCCAGGGCGAGCCGCGCGCGGCGCTGGCGCGGATCGCCAATGACGACCATCCGCAGGTCACCCTGAACAAGGGCGACACCGTGATCTTCTCCTCCCGCACCATTCCCGGCAACGAGAAGGCGGTCGGCTCGATCATCAACAACCTGGTCATGCAGGGCGTCGAGATCATCACCGACCGTGAGCATCTGGTGCACGTCTCCGGCCACCCGCGCCGCGACGAGCTGCGCGACATGATCTCCTGGGTGCGGCCGCAGCTCTTGATCCCCGTCCATGGCGAGGCGCTGCATCTGGCCGAGCACGCCAAGCTGGCACGCGCCGCCGGCGTGCCCAAGGTCCTGACCTGCCGCAACGGCGACCTCGTCAAGCTCGGGCCCGGCGAGCCCGGCATCATCGGCGAGGTGCCGGCGGGCCGGCTCTACAAGGACGGAACCATCCTGGAGGACGCCAAGTCGCGTGCCGTGGTGGAACGACGGCGGATGGGCTTTGCCGGCTGCGCCTTCGTCGCCATCGCCATGACCGAGCAGGGCGAGCTCGTCGACGATCCCGAGGTTGATCTGGTCGGCATGCCGGAGAACAATGCGGCGGGCGAACTGCTCGACGACATCGTGTTCGATGTGGTGGTATCGACGATCGAGGGCCTGCCGAAGCCGCGGCGGCGCGATCCGGACGCGCTGGGGGAATCGGTGCGGCGCGCGGTGCGGGCGGCGCTGAACGAGCAATGGGGCAAGAAGCCGATCTGCGTCGTGCACGTTCTGACGGTCTGAGCCTAAGCATGATCCGGAAAAGCGCGAAGCGGTTCTCCGAAAAGATCATGCTCAACTAAAGGGAGAATGAGATGCTGGGCCGGCTCAATCACGTCGCGATCGCGGTCAAGGACGCCAAGCAGGCCGCGAAGATCTACGGCACTGCCTTCAATGCCGAGATTTCCGATGCGGTGCCGCTGCCGGAGCACGGCGTCATCACCGTGTTCGTGACGCTGCCGAACACCAAGATCGAGTTCATCGAGCCGCTCGGCGAGGCCTCGCCGATCGCGAAATTCGTCGAGCGCAATGCCGACGGCGGCATCCACCATGTCTGCTACGACGTGCCCGACATCATCGCGGCTCGCGACCGCATGATCGCCGAGGGCGCGCGGGTGCTGGGCGACGGCCAGCCGAAGATCGGCGCGCACGGCAAGCCGGTGCTGTTCTTCCACCCGAAGGACTTTTCCGGCGCCCTGGTCGAGATCGAACAGGCCTGAGGCCAGTATGGCGTACCAGATCTCCACTGGGCTTGCGATCTACTTCGTCCTTTGGTGGCTCGTGCTGTTCCTGACATTGCCGTTCGGCATACGCAGCCAGCATGAGGACGGCGTCGGCGCGCCCGGCACCGACCCCGGCGCGCCGATCCTGGCGCGCATGGGCCGCAAGCTGCTGTGGACCACGCTGATCTCGGCCGTGATCTTCTCGATCGCCATGTGGGCCTATCATTCCGGCTATCTCTCGATCGAGCGGCTGTCGAAACTGATGGGGATGCCGTTCTGATACGCAGTTTTCGTTGGATCTGAAGTAGCCCGCATGAGCGAAGCGACATGCGGGATCACCTTCCCGGGTATCGCTTCGCTCACCCGGGCTACGTACCGATGGGGATGCTGTTTTAGAAACTGATGCCAATGGAGCGGGGATCAACCTCGCCCTGGCAATGCGGAGGAGGCGACCACGATGAACCTGCAGTCCCAGCCGGGCTCCGGGCCGAGCGCATATCGAATCCTGCGGGAAGCCGATCTGCGGGATTATCTCGCGGAGCTGCCCGCCATCGTCGCGCAGCTCGGCGGCGCGCCGGCCGACTGGTCGATCAGCGAGGTCGGCGACGGCAATCTCAATCTCGTCTTCATCGTCAAGGGAAACAGCGGCGGCCTCGCGGTCAAGCAGGCGCTGCCCTATGTGCGCCTCGTCGGCGAGAGCTGGCCGCTGCCGCTGTCGCGGGCGCACTACGAGCACATGGCGCTGGTGCATCAGGCGCGGCTGGCGCCGATGCTCGTGCCTGCGGCGCTGCATCATGATGCGCCGCTCGCGCTCACCGCGATGGAGCTGCTCGAGCCGCACGTCATCATGCGCAAGGGCCTGATCGAAGCCACGCGGTACCCGCGCTTTGTCGAGGATATCTCGACCTTCCTGGCGCAAACGCTGTTCCTCACGTCCGACCTTGCCTTGTCGGCCGCGGAGAAGAAGCAGGGCATCGCCGATTTCGCCGGCAACCATGCGCTCTGCAAGATCACCGAGGATCTGATCTTCACCGATCCCTATCGCATCGCCCAGCAGAACCGCTGGACCGCGCCCTATCTCGACGCCACGGCCGCGGCGTTCCGCGAGGACCTCGACCTCCATGTCGCAATTAGCAGGCTGAAGCTGAAATTCATGGCGAGCCCGCAGGCGCTGCTGCACGGCGACCTGCACACCGGCTCGATCATGGTCACGGACAGCGAGACCAGGGTGATCGATCCCGAGTTCGCGTTCTACGGCCCGATGGGCTTCGATATCGGCGCCGTCATCGGCAATCTGCTGATGGCCTATCTCGCCTCCGCCGGCCACGAGCGCACGCCGGGCGAGCGCGCCTCGTTCGAGGCATGGCTGCTCGCGACCATCGAGGGCGTCTGGAGCGAGTTTTCCCGCAAGTTTCTCGCGCTGTGGCGCAGCGAGGCGAGGGGCGACGGCTATCCGGTGTCGCTGTTCGCGGGCGAGGCAGGTGCCGCGCGGCTGGAGGCGGAACGGCAGGCCTATATGGCGCGGCTGTTCCAGGACACCGTCGGCTTCGCCGCGGCCAAGACCATCCGGCGCATCCTCGGCCTTGCGCACAACATCGACTTCGAGTGGATCGCCGACGAGAAGCAGCGCGCGATCTGCGAGGCGCGCGCCCTCAAGCTCGCCCGCAATATGATGCTGGAGGCGGCGTCGTTCACGACGATCGGAGCAGTCACCTTCGCCGCGCGCGAACTGCGTCACTGGCAG from Bradyrhizobium elkanii USDA 76 harbors:
- the nuoN gene encoding NADH-quinone oxidoreductase subunit NuoN, producing the protein MSFSSAGYQLQPVLPELVLAVGAMVLLMIGAYRGQGTTRLVTALAICLLVLTGVLELWLPAGKLVTFGGSFIVDDFARFLKVLALIASAATLILSTEYLSQPSSRNFEFSILVLLSTLGMMVLISAGDLISLYLGLELMSLALYVVAASQRDNAKSSEAGLKYFVLGALSSGMLLYGASLIYGFTGTVSFAGIAAAATTGSIGIVFGLVFLLAGLCFKVSAVPFHMWTPDVYEGAPTPVTAFFASAPKVAALAVFTRATLTAFPGIVTQWQQILVFVAIASMALGSFAAIGQTNIKRLMAYSSIGHMGFALVGLASGTVEGAQGVLIYIAIYVAMTLGSFSIILAMKRNGQALEQISDFAGLSRTNPLLAFIFAMLLFSLAGVPPLAGFFGKWYVFVAAIKANLFTLAVIGVLTSVVGAFYYLSIVKVMYFDQPLGKLDPVRVELRTVLAVAGIFNIFYFAYPGPLVSVATAAAKSLF
- a CDS encoding biotin--[acetyl-CoA-carboxylase] ligase; amino-acid sequence: MTFTLGPRAIAAGYRLAAFDQIGSTNAEAMLRARDGAQGPMWFVTPEQTAGRGRRQRVWVAPRGNLASTILEVTDVQPAVAATLGFAAGLSLEAALRKVSIEAALRLGPDSPKFTLKWPNDVLANGKKLSGILLEAEAIGSRLAVVVGIGTNVVAAPEGTPTPAVSLAALGIQIGAEELFAALSDAWVEFRGIWDDGRGFPEIRRLWLERAAGLGEKVAVQTGSATLEGTFDTIDDTGCLIVRTADGERLPVTAGEVYFGTAASVRAV
- a CDS encoding NADH-quinone oxidoreductase subunit M, which gives rise to MTTWPILSVTTFLPAVGAILVYLLARGGDETASRTARWIALWTTLITFAISLILVARFDPASTDFQFVEKASWLATGITYHMGVDGISLPLIILTTAIMPLCIIASWKSVTQRVGEYMMAFLILETLMVGTFSALDLVLFYLFFEGGLIPMFLIIGVWGGPRRVYASFKFFLYTFLGSVLMLLAIMALYWNAGTTDIPTLMHTAVPRSMQTWAWLAFFASFAVKMPMWPVHTWLPDAHVEAPTAGSVILAAILLKMGGYGFLRFSLPMFPLASHDFAPFVFVLSVIAIIYTSLVAMMQEDMKKLIAYSSVAHMGFVTMGIFAVTTQGVAGGMFQMVSHGIVSGALFLCVGVVYDRMHTREIAAYGGLVNRMPLYALTFMVFTMANVGLPGTSGFVGEFMTLLGTFKISLPTAFFATTGVILSACYALWLYRKVVFGALVKPSLMSIKDLTFRECVTLFPLIALTILFGVYPKPVLDMSAASVQQLVNNYQTAVTAVKAAALTVQ
- the nuoL gene encoding NADH-quinone oxidoreductase subunit L, which produces MVQAIVFLPLLGAILAGIISLVGAHARCPSGDIVDHHDDAHGDARASAAHDDHGHNDHGHDDHHVSEPAAAGSRLAELITTGLLFVSAALSWFTLVDVGFMHHDARVVLLPWITSGDLQVAWTLRVDTLTAVMLVVVNTVSALVHLYSIGYMDEDPNRPRFFGYLSLFTFAMLMLVTSDNLVQLFFGWEGVGLASYLLIGFWYQKPSANAAAIKAFVVNRVGDFGFALGIFAIFALVGSTDFETIFHAAPGLTGKTINFFGWQAEALTLTCLLLFMGAMGKSAQFLLHTWLPDAMEGPTPVSALIHAATMVTAGVFMVARLSPLFELSPTAQAVVMFFGATTAFFAATIGLVQNDIKRIVAYSTCSQLGYMFVAMGAGAYSVGMFHLFTHAFFKALLFLGSGSVIYAMHHEQDIRNMGGLWRKIPYTFAVMCIGTLALTGFPLFAGYFSKDAIIEAAYAAHNPFAAYAYLLTIAAAGLTSFYSWRLIFKTFFGEPHDQKHYEAAHESPVWMLVPIGVLAAGSILAGLPFKELFVNPHGVEEFFRESVKMNPHILENMEHMPGWLAPLPTVMMALGLFISYLFYIRRPYLPVELARQQPMLYQFLLNKWYFDELYDWIFVRPAKWLGYTLWKKGDGFIIDGFGPDGVSARVLDVTRNVVKLQTGYLYHYAFAMLIGAAGLITWFMFGLGGQ